Proteins from one Acidiphilium multivorum AIU301 genomic window:
- a CDS encoding MlaA family lipoprotein gives MKTSILPLVAASVLLAGCATPPPRSNKAAFEAYQQQNDPLKPANKVFYHFDNVLDTYVLRPVAVGYSHITTPAIREHVSDFMQNMDGPAELLEFMAAGKPRDAGTTLVRFIVNSTVGIGGIFDPASAIGYKRVYTDLGLTLAGYGVPEGPYLYLPFAGPSDVRDASVLPAGFFLTPTVAAPPSTGLTIFNYSSDALDVVNKRANLLGTISNIKKSSLDPYATFRSLYRQHRAAQLRTINERDIATPPAWYPAKEREAMKPRPYGSP, from the coding sequence GTGAAGACATCGATCCTGCCGTTGGTTGCGGCGTCCGTTCTGCTTGCAGGCTGCGCGACGCCGCCGCCGCGCTCCAACAAGGCCGCGTTCGAGGCCTATCAGCAGCAGAACGACCCGCTGAAGCCCGCCAACAAGGTCTTCTATCATTTCGACAACGTGCTCGACACTTACGTGCTGCGCCCGGTAGCTGTCGGATACAGCCACATCACGACTCCGGCGATTCGGGAGCATGTGAGCGATTTCATGCAAAACATGGACGGCCCAGCCGAACTGCTTGAGTTCATGGCCGCCGGCAAGCCGCGCGACGCCGGCACCACGCTTGTCCGCTTCATCGTCAATTCGACGGTCGGGATCGGCGGCATTTTCGACCCGGCGAGCGCCATAGGTTACAAGCGGGTCTACACCGATCTCGGCCTGACCCTCGCCGGGTATGGCGTGCCCGAGGGGCCCTATCTCTATCTGCCATTCGCCGGCCCCTCGGATGTGCGCGATGCCTCCGTCCTTCCTGCGGGCTTCTTTCTCACGCCCACGGTCGCGGCCCCGCCCTCGACCGGCCTGACCATCTTCAATTACAGCTCGGATGCGCTCGACGTTGTGAACAAACGGGCAAACCTGCTGGGCACGATCAGCAATATCAAAAAGTCGTCGCTCGATCCCTATGCCACATTCCGGAGCCTTTATCGCCAACATCGTGCCGCACAGTTGAGGACAATCAACGAGCGCGATATCGCGACGCCGCCGGCCTGGTATCCGGCGAAGGAACGGGAAGCGATGAAACCGCGCCCCTATGGCTCGCCGTAG
- a CDS encoding MlaC/ttg2D family ABC transporter substrate-binding protein, which yields MASSVRRVLLGAFAVLPVLGALPATALAAAPAASVAQNFIKQSGDHLVAIVNGPDSTKVKADKLRELVDRIVAVDQIGRFVLGRYWRVATPAQQQEYLRLFHQTLAYNITNQIRAYKGVQFAVDGTKPGPEGEMVSTTVTRPGQSPADVQWVVDTVGGKPRIVDVVVEGTSLRITERSDYSSVINDNGGQVSALLDAMKKQIARMEAG from the coding sequence ATGGCTTCTTCCGTTCGCCGGGTTCTGCTCGGCGCGTTCGCCGTATTGCCGGTTCTGGGCGCGCTGCCTGCAACCGCCCTCGCTGCCGCGCCGGCCGCCTCGGTGGCGCAGAATTTCATCAAGCAATCCGGTGACCATCTGGTCGCGATCGTCAATGGTCCCGACTCGACCAAGGTGAAGGCGGACAAGCTGCGCGAGCTTGTCGACCGTATCGTCGCCGTCGACCAGATCGGCCGATTCGTGCTCGGCCGCTACTGGCGGGTGGCGACACCGGCACAACAACAGGAATACCTCAGACTTTTCCACCAGACGCTGGCCTACAACATCACCAACCAGATCCGCGCCTACAAGGGCGTCCAGTTCGCTGTCGACGGCACGAAGCCTGGGCCCGAGGGCGAGATGGTGTCGACCACGGTCACCCGGCCCGGCCAGTCGCCGGCGGATGTGCAGTGGGTGGTTGATACGGTCGGCGGCAAGCCGCGGATCGTCGATGTCGTGGTCGAGGGAACCTCGCTCAGGATTACCGAACGATCGGATTATTCGAGCGTGATCAACGACAATGGCGGCCAGGTGAGCGCTCTGCTCGACGCCATGAAGAAGCAGATCGCCCGGATGGAAGCTGGCTGA
- the infB gene encoding translation initiation factor IF-2: MSDEQDQGETKGRLSLRPVNRGELGRTVDAGSVRQSFSHGRSKVVQVEVRKKRGGAAGAETGRPSAPSRASGGAAAPRGLTAAEQAARQRAVVEQQREAARLEAERREQEKISILSAAEEARRKAEEEARAAEEAERLRAEEEARRREEEEAERRRAAEASQATAAPPAPAAAASPRAAMPAPTAAPARPGAAPARRTAPVPPATSASETLRLRAARTGRDEEEEASRPARRPGSGAAPSRKPSVPAPKKVGDDRRRGARIDVQAALSGDDERVRSLASVRRQRDRERRQAELERLRSDQVRVVREVVLPETITVQELANRMAARVPEVVKSLMKLGVMATATQTIDADTAELVVEEFGHRSKRVSESDVELGLEGQEDSETDLKVRPPVVTIMGHVDHGKTSLLDALRSTDVAAREAGGITQHIGAYQVTLESGAKMTFIDTPGHEAFTAMRARGASVTDIVILVVAADDGVMPQTVEAIRHAKAANVPIIVAINKIDRPDANPNRVRSELLQYDIAVEAMGGETQDVEVSALKRQGLDALQEAILLQAELLDLKANPNRSAEGAVIESSLDRGRGPVATVLVQKGTLRQGDIVVAGTEQGRVRAMLDDHGQPLKDAGPSTPVEILGLSGVPGAGEVFVVVENEGRAREIAEFRQRKLREHAAAAGAAARGTLDQMLARIQAGEQKEVALVIKADVQGSAEAIQATVQKLGNDEVRVRVLLAGVGQITESDVQLAKASDAIIVAFNVRANAQARTLASRDGVDIRYYSIIYQVSDDIETMVKGKLAPIEREKFLGYAEIRQVFNITKVGKVAGCYVTEGLVKRGAGVRLLREGVVIHQGELSQLKRFKDDVREVARGYECGLSFAGFSDLREGDVVECYETETVPA; the protein is encoded by the coding sequence ATGAGCGACGAGCAGGATCAAGGCGAAACCAAAGGGCGGCTCTCGCTGCGGCCGGTGAACCGGGGCGAACTGGGGCGGACCGTCGATGCCGGTTCGGTCCGGCAGAGCTTCAGTCATGGGCGCTCGAAGGTTGTCCAGGTCGAGGTGCGGAAGAAGCGGGGTGGCGCCGCTGGTGCCGAGACGGGACGCCCGTCGGCGCCGTCGCGCGCCTCCGGCGGTGCAGCTGCGCCTCGTGGCCTGACCGCAGCCGAGCAGGCCGCGCGCCAGCGGGCGGTGGTCGAGCAGCAGCGTGAGGCCGCGCGCCTCGAGGCCGAGCGGCGTGAGCAGGAGAAGATCTCGATCCTGTCCGCGGCTGAAGAGGCACGGCGCAAGGCCGAAGAAGAGGCTCGCGCCGCCGAGGAGGCCGAGCGCCTGCGCGCCGAGGAAGAGGCGCGCCGCCGCGAGGAGGAGGAAGCCGAGCGCCGCAGGGCCGCGGAGGCCTCGCAGGCAACGGCCGCTCCGCCGGCGCCAGCGGCTGCTGCGTCCCCTCGGGCCGCGATGCCTGCCCCGACCGCGGCTCCGGCTCGTCCGGGCGCAGCTCCGGCCCGTCGCACGGCGCCTGTACCCCCCGCCACCTCGGCATCGGAAACGCTGCGCCTGCGTGCCGCCCGCACCGGGCGCGACGAGGAAGAGGAAGCGTCCCGCCCCGCGCGCCGTCCCGGCAGCGGTGCCGCGCCCAGTCGCAAGCCCTCCGTGCCCGCGCCCAAGAAGGTGGGGGACGATCGCCGCCGCGGCGCCCGCATCGATGTCCAGGCCGCCCTGTCGGGAGATGACGAGCGGGTTCGCTCGCTGGCGTCGGTTCGCCGGCAGCGCGACCGCGAGCGCCGCCAGGCGGAACTCGAACGCCTGCGCTCGGATCAGGTCCGTGTCGTTCGCGAGGTGGTTCTGCCGGAGACGATTACCGTGCAGGAACTGGCGAACCGCATGGCCGCCCGCGTGCCCGAGGTCGTCAAGTCGCTGATGAAACTCGGCGTGATGGCCACGGCCACCCAGACCATCGATGCCGATACCGCGGAACTTGTGGTCGAGGAATTCGGGCACCGGTCGAAGCGCGTCTCCGAATCCGATGTGGAACTCGGGCTCGAGGGGCAGGAAGATTCCGAGACGGATCTGAAGGTGAGGCCGCCGGTCGTCACCATCATGGGCCATGTCGACCACGGCAAGACCAGCCTGCTCGACGCCCTTCGCTCGACCGACGTTGCCGCCCGTGAGGCGGGCGGCATTACCCAGCATATCGGCGCCTATCAGGTGACGCTCGAATCCGGCGCGAAGATGACGTTCATCGACACGCCGGGCCACGAAGCCTTCACCGCGATGCGCGCCCGCGGCGCGTCGGTCACCGATATCGTCATCCTCGTGGTTGCCGCGGATGACGGCGTGATGCCGCAGACCGTCGAGGCGATCCGCCACGCCAAGGCGGCGAACGTGCCCATCATTGTCGCCATCAACAAGATCGACCGGCCGGACGCCAACCCCAATCGTGTGCGCAGCGAATTGTTGCAATACGATATCGCCGTCGAGGCGATGGGCGGCGAGACGCAGGATGTCGAGGTTTCGGCGCTGAAGCGGCAGGGGCTCGACGCGCTGCAGGAGGCAATCCTGCTGCAGGCCGAACTGCTTGATCTCAAGGCCAATCCGAACCGCTCGGCAGAAGGTGCCGTGATCGAGTCGAGTCTGGATCGCGGCCGCGGGCCGGTAGCGACCGTACTCGTCCAGAAAGGCACGTTGCGCCAGGGCGACATCGTCGTGGCCGGCACAGAGCAGGGCCGTGTGCGCGCCATGCTCGACGATCATGGACAACCCCTCAAGGACGCGGGCCCCTCGACGCCGGTCGAGATCCTCGGCCTCTCCGGCGTGCCGGGAGCGGGCGAGGTGTTCGTGGTCGTCGAGAACGAAGGGCGTGCCCGCGAAATCGCCGAGTTCCGCCAGCGCAAGCTGCGCGAGCACGCGGCGGCGGCGGGTGCCGCAGCCCGTGGCACGCTCGACCAGATGCTCGCCCGCATCCAGGCCGGCGAGCAGAAGGAAGTGGCGCTTGTCATCAAGGCCGACGTGCAGGGTAGTGCCGAGGCCATCCAGGCGACCGTGCAGAAGCTCGGCAATGACGAGGTGCGCGTGCGCGTGCTGCTCGCCGGCGTCGGTCAGATCACGGAGAGCGATGTTCAGCTTGCAAAGGCATCGGATGCGATCATCGTCGCGTTCAACGTGCGTGCCAATGCCCAGGCCCGCACGCTGGCCAGCCGCGATGGCGTGGACATCCGCTACTACAGCATCATCTATCAGGTGTCGGATGACATCGAGACGATGGTGAAGGGCAAGCTCGCGCCGATCGAGCGCGAGAAGTTCCTTGGCTATGCCGAGATCCGCCAGGTGTTCAACATCACCAAGGTCGGCAAGGTGGCCGGGTGCTATGTCACGGAAGGCCTGGTCAAGCGCGGCGCCGGCGTCCGCCTGCTGCGGGAAGGTGTCGTCATCCACCAGGGCGAGTTGTCGCAGTTGAAGCGGTTCAAGGACGACGTCCGCGAGGTTGCGCGCGGCTATGAGTGCGGCCTGTCCTTCGCCGGCTTCTCGGATCTTCGTGAAGGCGACGTGGTCGAATGCTACGAGACCGAAACCGTTCCGGCGTAA
- a CDS encoding L-threonylcarbamoyladenylate synthase gives MTERLAADAAGIARAAELLRAGELVAFATETVYGLGADATNASAVAAIYEAKGRPRFNPLISHFPDADAAFRHAAADARAREAAQAFWPGPLTLVLPRRDESDIAALATAGLSSVAVRVPGHGIARALLAATGRPVAAPSANRSGRLSPTRPAHVIAGLEGRIAAILESGACEVGLESAIVDLTGATPVLLRPGGISREALEAVLGPVSIASEMGAAVKAPGMLASHYAPVLPMRLGATAPEDGEAWLGFGIEPPTLPPVSRNLSPAGDLVEAAARLFDSLHELDAAAGLARLRRIAVARVPERGLGAAINDRLARAAAPRS, from the coding sequence ATGACCGAGCGGCTTGCCGCAGACGCGGCTGGAATCGCGCGCGCCGCCGAACTGCTCCGGGCCGGCGAACTGGTGGCCTTCGCAACCGAGACGGTGTACGGCCTTGGTGCAGATGCCACCAATGCCAGCGCCGTCGCCGCGATCTACGAGGCCAAAGGGCGGCCGCGGTTCAACCCGCTGATCAGCCATTTCCCCGACGCCGATGCGGCATTCCGCCACGCTGCCGCAGATGCGCGGGCGCGCGAAGCCGCTCAAGCCTTCTGGCCTGGTCCGTTGACGCTGGTCTTGCCGCGACGGGATGAGAGCGATATCGCAGCGCTGGCGACGGCGGGTCTATCCTCTGTCGCCGTGCGCGTGCCTGGCCACGGGATCGCCCGGGCGCTTCTCGCCGCGACCGGTCGGCCTGTAGCAGCGCCATCGGCAAACCGGTCAGGACGGCTCAGCCCGACCCGCCCGGCGCACGTTATCGCAGGCCTCGAGGGGCGAATTGCCGCGATCCTCGAATCCGGCGCCTGTGAGGTCGGACTCGAATCCGCCATCGTCGATCTTACCGGGGCAACGCCAGTGCTCCTGCGCCCAGGCGGAATTTCCCGCGAGGCGCTGGAGGCCGTGCTAGGTCCAGTCTCGATCGCATCCGAGATGGGTGCGGCGGTGAAGGCGCCGGGGATGCTCGCCTCGCATTATGCGCCCGTGTTGCCGATGCGGCTTGGCGCCACCGCGCCGGAAGACGGCGAGGCATGGCTTGGTTTCGGCATCGAGCCGCCAACGCTGCCGCCGGTGTCGCGCAATCTTTCTCCAGCCGGCGATCTGGTCGAGGCTGCCGCCCGCCTGTTCGACTCCTTGCATGAGTTGGATGCCGCAGCCGGGTTGGCCAGGCTTCGACGCATCGCGGTGGCGCGCGTTCCGGAACGTGGACTGGGTGCGGCGATCAACGATCGTCTGGCGCGGGCGGCAGCCCCCCGGTCCTGA
- the rbfA gene encoding 30S ribosome-binding factor RbfA, producing the protein MLRDRNRSGVRGGAEGPSQRQRRVAEDLRHRLAELFARTEFRDPELAGVHITVAEVRMSPDLKHATVFVSRLGATDIDRYLPALKRIAPFLRGEIGHGLRMKFVPDLHFQPDHALDEATRINELLHRPEVMRDLLKPDEE; encoded by the coding sequence ATGCTACGAGACCGAAACCGTTCCGGCGTAAGGGGCGGCGCGGAAGGCCCCTCGCAGCGGCAGCGCCGGGTGGCGGAGGATCTCCGCCACCGGCTCGCCGAACTCTTCGCCCGCACCGAATTCCGCGATCCCGAGCTTGCCGGTGTGCATATCACGGTGGCCGAGGTCCGGATGAGCCCAGATCTCAAGCACGCCACGGTGTTTGTCTCGCGACTCGGCGCGACCGATATCGATCGGTATCTTCCGGCCTTGAAGCGGATCGCACCGTTCCTGCGCGGCGAGATCGGCCATGGGCTAAGGATGAAGTTCGTGCCGGATCTGCATTTCCAGCCAGACCATGCCCTCGATGAAGCGACGCGGATCAACGAGCTTCTGCATCGGCCCGAAGTAATGCGGGATCTTCTGAAGCCGGACGAGGAATGA
- the nusA gene encoding transcription termination factor NusA, whose amino-acid sequence MDTAIARPELLLVADAVAREKQIDREEVLEAMEQAIQKAGRAKYGHEKDIRATIDRKTGDVRLSRWTEAVETVENEETQIPIHIARKFKPDIEVGGHLVDPLPPIDFGRIAAQTAKQVIVQRVREYERKRQYDEYKDRVGEIITGVVKRTEYGNLMVDLGRSEALLRRDETIPRENLHNGDRVRAFIYDVREEPRGPQIFLSRTHPGFLAKLFAQEVPEIYEGIIEIKAVARDPGSRAKMAVISRDSSIDPVGACVGMRGSRVQAVVAELQGEKIDIIPWSPNPATFVVNALAPAEVSKVVLDEEAGKVEVVVPDTQLSLAIGRRGQNVRLASQLTRWDIDILTEAEESERRQEEFRRRSGLFVEALDVDDVIAGLLVTEGFEGVEDLAATPVEELAAIEGFDEGIAAELQRRAEVALERKATELEDKRRALGVADDLAGLEGLSPAMLVALGEKGVKTLDDLADLASDELIEIVGADAMDEDAANAIIMAARAHWFEGEEDAG is encoded by the coding sequence ATGGACACCGCCATAGCCCGCCCCGAACTCCTTCTTGTCGCCGATGCGGTGGCCCGCGAAAAGCAGATCGATCGCGAGGAAGTGCTTGAGGCGATGGAGCAGGCCATCCAGAAGGCCGGTCGCGCCAAATATGGCCACGAGAAGGACATTCGGGCGACGATCGACCGCAAGACCGGCGATGTCCGCCTTTCGCGCTGGACCGAAGCGGTCGAGACCGTGGAGAACGAGGAAACCCAGATCCCGATCCATATCGCCCGCAAGTTCAAGCCCGATATCGAAGTCGGCGGGCATCTGGTCGATCCTTTGCCGCCGATCGATTTCGGCCGCATCGCGGCGCAGACGGCGAAGCAGGTGATCGTCCAGCGCGTCCGCGAATACGAGCGCAAGCGCCAGTACGACGAATACAAGGACCGTGTCGGCGAGATCATCACCGGCGTGGTCAAGCGCACCGAATACGGCAACCTCATGGTCGATCTCGGCCGCTCGGAAGCCCTGCTCCGGCGCGACGAGACGATTCCCCGCGAGAACCTGCACAATGGCGACCGGGTGCGTGCCTTCATCTACGACGTGCGCGAGGAACCGCGCGGCCCGCAGATCTTTCTCTCACGCACCCATCCGGGCTTCCTCGCCAAGCTCTTCGCCCAGGAAGTGCCGGAAATCTACGAGGGGATCATCGAGATCAAGGCGGTGGCCCGCGATCCTGGCTCGCGCGCCAAGATGGCGGTGATCAGCCGCGATTCCTCCATCGACCCGGTCGGGGCCTGCGTCGGCATGCGCGGCTCGCGCGTGCAGGCGGTGGTGGCCGAACTGCAGGGCGAAAAGATCGACATCATTCCGTGGAGCCCCAATCCGGCGACCTTCGTGGTCAACGCGCTCGCCCCGGCCGAGGTCTCGAAGGTGGTGCTCGACGAGGAGGCCGGCAAGGTCGAGGTCGTCGTGCCCGACACCCAGCTCTCGCTCGCGATCGGCCGGCGCGGCCAGAATGTCCGCCTTGCCAGCCAGCTTACCCGCTGGGATATCGACATCTTGACCGAGGCCGAGGAAAGCGAACGGCGCCAGGAAGAGTTCCGCCGCCGCTCCGGCCTGTTCGTCGAGGCGCTCGATGTCGATGACGTGATCGCCGGCCTGCTGGTCACCGAAGGGTTCGAGGGCGTCGAGGATCTCGCCGCGACGCCGGTCGAGGAACTTGCGGCGATCGAGGGATTCGATGAGGGGATCGCCGCCGAGCTGCAGCGCCGCGCCGAGGTGGCGCTCGAGCGCAAGGCCACCGAACTTGAGGACAAGCGGCGCGCGCTGGGTGTCGCCGATGATCTTGCCGGGCTGGAGGGGCTATCGCCTGCCATGCTGGTGGCGCTCGGCGAGAAGGGTGTGAAGACGCTGGACGATCTTGCCGATCTTGCCTCTGACGAACTGATCGAGATCGTCGGCGCCGATGCGATGGACGAGGACGCGGCGAATGCCATCATCATGGCGGCGCGCGCTCACTGGTTCGAGGGAGAGGAAGACGCTGGCTGA
- a CDS encoding DUF448 domain-containing protein produces the protein MTRERQQREAMLRFVVAPEAVAAEALVFDVAATLPGRGMWLSARRDVIEKAMKANIFSRAAGRRIALPSGLVELAGRALEKRIGELLGLARRAGDAVCGFEKVKERIAAGQCALLVEAADGSLAEQDRLIQHRKTNVVRPISAARLGAVFGRDRVVHVAIGPGRLAGMIEADSLRLAGVLGAEPSARRLQAPQGAGRENADLGGREARPPADMTQTKTQN, from the coding sequence GTGACGCGCGAGCGCCAGCAGCGCGAGGCGATGCTGCGCTTCGTCGTCGCGCCGGAGGCGGTGGCGGCCGAAGCGCTCGTCTTCGATGTCGCTGCAACCCTGCCCGGTCGCGGCATGTGGTTGAGTGCGCGGCGGGATGTGATAGAAAAGGCGATGAAGGCCAATATCTTTTCCCGCGCTGCCGGTCGGCGGATTGCTCTGCCTTCCGGTCTCGTGGAGCTTGCAGGCAGGGCGCTGGAAAAGCGGATTGGGGAACTTCTCGGCCTGGCGCGCCGCGCTGGCGATGCCGTTTGCGGGTTCGAGAAGGTGAAGGAAAGAATAGCCGCCGGGCAATGCGCTCTGCTGGTCGAGGCGGCGGATGGTAGCCTGGCCGAGCAGGATCGGTTGATCCAGCACCGCAAGACAAATGTGGTGAGGCCGATTTCGGCGGCTCGGCTGGGAGCCGTGTTCGGCCGTGACCGTGTGGTGCATGTGGCTATCGGGCCTGGGCGCCTGGCCGGCATGATCGAGGCCGATTCCCTCCGCCTCGCAGGGGTGCTGGGCGCAGAACCTTCGGCCAGACGATTGCAAGCTCCGCAGGGAGCGGGCAGAGAGAACGCCGACCTGGGTGGTCGCGAGGCTCGACCGCCCGCAGATATGACTCAGACGAAGACACAGAATTGA
- the rimP gene encoding ribosome maturation factor RimP, whose amino-acid sequence MNDTRPQHTGLEGRIAELIAPGLESIGYELVRVAIMGKQTPTVQIMADRADQTPLSLDDCERISHLVSAVLDVDDPISSAWTLEVSSAGIDRPLTRVKDWNRYAGHLARIDLDVPTASGRKRLTGTVLGADEAQARVKLDSGETVDLPHAHIRRAKLVLTEELIKATETPPAAN is encoded by the coding sequence GTGAACGATACCCGCCCCCAGCATACCGGCCTTGAAGGCCGCATCGCCGAACTGATCGCCCCCGGGCTCGAGTCGATCGGCTACGAGCTCGTGCGTGTCGCCATCATGGGCAAGCAGACGCCGACGGTGCAGATCATGGCCGATCGCGCCGACCAGACGCCGCTCTCGCTCGACGACTGCGAGCGTATCAGCCATCTCGTCTCCGCCGTGCTCGACGTGGACGATCCAATCAGCTCGGCCTGGACGCTGGAAGTCAGTTCCGCCGGGATCGACCGGCCGCTGACCCGGGTGAAGGACTGGAACCGCTATGCCGGCCATCTTGCCCGCATCGATCTCGACGTTCCGACCGCCTCGGGCCGCAAGCGCCTGACCGGCACGGTGCTTGGCGCCGACGAGGCCCAGGCGCGCGTCAAGCTCGATTCCGGCGAGACGGTCGACTTGCCGCATGCCCATATCCGGCGCGCCAAGCTGGTGCTGACCGAGGAACTGATCAAGGCGACGGAAACGCCGCCGGCCGCCAACTGA